A single region of the Hylaeus volcanicus isolate JK05 chromosome 5, UHH_iyHylVolc1.0_haploid, whole genome shotgun sequence genome encodes:
- the LOC128876987 gene encoding probable glutamate--tRNA ligase, mitochondrial isoform X2 → MHRNILRTLSIQFEQKRFFKKDQVRVRFAPSPTGLLHLGGLRTALYNYLFARANNGTFILRIEDTDQSRCVPGAIEKIQNDLLWSGIISDEDPIREGPYGPYIQSKRLEIYKEQVLKLLSNQSAYYCFCTESRLQLLRKEALKCGQVPKYDNRCRHLTSNKVKELLDKGHPHCIRFKLSSEPECVNDIIYGKVVHDVAQLEGDPIIIKTDGYPTYHFANVVDDHFMKITHVLRGIEWQISTPKHLMMYKAFNWTPPIYGHLPLILNANGTKLSKRQNDINIEFLRKEGIFPLAVINYVIHAGGGFDNKGGVTYINSYEELIKQFDMSQIKVSSNKLIPEKLLQFNKLEISKLVANEKNRTFLVERIQKLVIEAFPDRKNDGSLQLDEDHIMAILKWGQERIYKLSDLVSPNLSFLWIVPTAPLDVTQSGCLDVLKLFTTKLTETDTPTYNKVWINGYLKELANEHTIPFPKLTQVLRRILSGLNEGPPVGEMMEILGKDTTLSRINRYIS, encoded by the exons ATGCACCGAAACATACTTCGCACGCTAAGTATTCAATTTGAACAAAAGCgattttttaagaaagatCAAGTAAGAGTTAGATTTGCACCCAGCCCGACTG GTTTATTGCACCTGGGTGGTTTACGTACagcattatataattatttatttgctcgtgcaaataatggaacatttatcTTAAGAATTGAAGATACGGATCAAAGTAGATGCGTACCTGGAGcaatagaaaaaattcaaaacgatCTATTATGGTCTGGAATTATATCTGACGAAGATCCCATAAGAGAAGGACCCTATGGGCCATATATACAGTCAAAACGACTTGAAATATATAA AGAACAAGTACTTAAACTTTTAAGTAATCAATCTGCATATTACTGTTTCTGCACAGAAAGCAGACTGCAGTTATTGCGAAAAGAAGCTTTGAAGTGTGGACAAGTACCTAAGTATGATAACAGATGTCGACATTTGACTAGCAACAAAGTGAAAGAGCTCCTTGATAAGGGACATCCGCATTGTATCAGATTCAag TTATCTTCTGAACCTGAATGCGTCAATGATATAATATACGGTAAAGTAGTTCACGATGTCGCGCAACTCGAAGGAGatccaattattattaaaacggATGGTTATCCGACCTATCATTTTGCAAATGTCGTCGACGAtcatttcatgaaaataacCCACGTTTTACGAGGAATCGAATGGCAAATATCTACACCTAAGCATTTAATGATGTATAA agCATTTAATTGGACTCCTCCCATTTACGGCCATTTACCTCTAATACTAAATGCCAATGGaacaaaattatcaaaaaggCAAAACGACATAAACATCGAGTTTCTtagaaaagaaggaatttttcCATTGGCagttataaattatgttataCACGCTGGCGGTGGTTTCGATAACAAAGGAGGtgttacatatattaattcttatgaagaattaattaaacaa TTCGATATGTCTCAAATAAAAGTGAGTTCTAATAAACTCATACCCGAGaaattattgcaatttaaCAAACTGGAAATTTCTAAACTGGTAGCGAacgaaaaaaatagaacatttttagTTGAAAGAATTCAAAAACTAGTCATAGAAGCATTTCCAGACAG GAAAAATGATGGAAGTTTACAATTGGACGAGGATCATATAATGGCAATATTGAAATGGGGACaggaaagaatatataaattaagtgACCTGGTATCACCAAATTTATCCTTTTTATGGATTGTGCCAACTGCACCACTAGATGTTACACAATCAGGATGTTTAg ATGTACTTAAACTGTTTACCACGAAATTAACCGAAACCGATACTCCAACATACAACAAGGTATGGATTAATGGTTACCTTAAAGAATTAGCTAACGAACATACTATTCCATTTCCGAAACTAACGCAAGTTTTACGCAGAATTCTTAGTGGTTTGAAT GAGGGCCCACCTGTTGGCGAAATGATGGAAATTTTAGGAAAAGACACTACGTTATCGAGGATAAACCGTTACATTTCTTGA
- the LOC128876987 gene encoding probable glutamate--tRNA ligase, mitochondrial isoform X1, producing MNISEKNCSRTREKNDRCPMRIKAKEGTERKPTRASVLGLLHLGGLRTALYNYLFARANNGTFILRIEDTDQSRCVPGAIEKIQNDLLWSGIISDEDPIREGPYGPYIQSKRLEIYKEQVLKLLSNQSAYYCFCTESRLQLLRKEALKCGQVPKYDNRCRHLTSNKVKELLDKGHPHCIRFKLSSEPECVNDIIYGKVVHDVAQLEGDPIIIKTDGYPTYHFANVVDDHFMKITHVLRGIEWQISTPKHLMMYKAFNWTPPIYGHLPLILNANGTKLSKRQNDINIEFLRKEGIFPLAVINYVIHAGGGFDNKGGVTYINSYEELIKQFDMSQIKVSSNKLIPEKLLQFNKLEISKLVANEKNRTFLVERIQKLVIEAFPDRKNDGSLQLDEDHIMAILKWGQERIYKLSDLVSPNLSFLWIVPTAPLDVTQSGCLDVLKLFTTKLTETDTPTYNKVWINGYLKELANEHTIPFPKLTQVLRRILSGLNEGPPVGEMMEILGKDTTLSRINRYIS from the exons ATGAATATTTCCGAGAAAAACTGTAGCAGAACCAGGGAAAAGAATGACAGGTGTCCCATGCGGATTAAAGCGAAGGAGGGAACGGAAAGGAAACCGACGCGCGCTTCGGTGCTCG GTTTATTGCACCTGGGTGGTTTACGTACagcattatataattatttatttgctcgtgcaaataatggaacatttatcTTAAGAATTGAAGATACGGATCAAAGTAGATGCGTACCTGGAGcaatagaaaaaattcaaaacgatCTATTATGGTCTGGAATTATATCTGACGAAGATCCCATAAGAGAAGGACCCTATGGGCCATATATACAGTCAAAACGACTTGAAATATATAA AGAACAAGTACTTAAACTTTTAAGTAATCAATCTGCATATTACTGTTTCTGCACAGAAAGCAGACTGCAGTTATTGCGAAAAGAAGCTTTGAAGTGTGGACAAGTACCTAAGTATGATAACAGATGTCGACATTTGACTAGCAACAAAGTGAAAGAGCTCCTTGATAAGGGACATCCGCATTGTATCAGATTCAag TTATCTTCTGAACCTGAATGCGTCAATGATATAATATACGGTAAAGTAGTTCACGATGTCGCGCAACTCGAAGGAGatccaattattattaaaacggATGGTTATCCGACCTATCATTTTGCAAATGTCGTCGACGAtcatttcatgaaaataacCCACGTTTTACGAGGAATCGAATGGCAAATATCTACACCTAAGCATTTAATGATGTATAA agCATTTAATTGGACTCCTCCCATTTACGGCCATTTACCTCTAATACTAAATGCCAATGGaacaaaattatcaaaaaggCAAAACGACATAAACATCGAGTTTCTtagaaaagaaggaatttttcCATTGGCagttataaattatgttataCACGCTGGCGGTGGTTTCGATAACAAAGGAGGtgttacatatattaattcttatgaagaattaattaaacaa TTCGATATGTCTCAAATAAAAGTGAGTTCTAATAAACTCATACCCGAGaaattattgcaatttaaCAAACTGGAAATTTCTAAACTGGTAGCGAacgaaaaaaatagaacatttttagTTGAAAGAATTCAAAAACTAGTCATAGAAGCATTTCCAGACAG GAAAAATGATGGAAGTTTACAATTGGACGAGGATCATATAATGGCAATATTGAAATGGGGACaggaaagaatatataaattaagtgACCTGGTATCACCAAATTTATCCTTTTTATGGATTGTGCCAACTGCACCACTAGATGTTACACAATCAGGATGTTTAg ATGTACTTAAACTGTTTACCACGAAATTAACCGAAACCGATACTCCAACATACAACAAGGTATGGATTAATGGTTACCTTAAAGAATTAGCTAACGAACATACTATTCCATTTCCGAAACTAACGCAAGTTTTACGCAGAATTCTTAGTGGTTTGAAT GAGGGCCCACCTGTTGGCGAAATGATGGAAATTTTAGGAAAAGACACTACGTTATCGAGGATAAACCGTTACATTTCTTGA
- the LOC128876987 gene encoding probable glutamate--tRNA ligase, mitochondrial isoform X4 produces the protein MNISEKNCSRTREKNDRCPMRIKAKEGTERKPTRASVLGLLHLGGLRTALYNYLFARANNGTFILRIEDTDQSRCVPGAIEKIQNDLLWSGIISDEDPIREGPYGPYIQSKRLEIYKEQVLKLLSNQSAYYCFCTESRLQLLRKEALKCGQVPKYDNRCRHLTSNKVKELLDKGHPHCIRFKLSSEPECVNDIIYGKVVHDVAQLEGDPIIIKTDGYPTYHFANVVDDHFMKITHVLRGIEWQISTPKHLMMYKAFNWTPPIYGHLPLILNANGTKLSKRQNDINIEFLRKEGIFPLAVINYVIHAGGGFDNKGGVTYINSYEELIKQFDMSQIKVSSNKLIPEKLLQFNKLEISKLVANEKNRTFLVERIQKLVIEAFPDRKNDGSLQLDEDHIMAILKWGQERIYKLSDLVSPNLSFLWIVPTAPLDVTQSGCLDVLKLFTTKLTETDTPTYNKEGPPVGEMMEILGKDTTLSRINRYIS, from the exons ATGAATATTTCCGAGAAAAACTGTAGCAGAACCAGGGAAAAGAATGACAGGTGTCCCATGCGGATTAAAGCGAAGGAGGGAACGGAAAGGAAACCGACGCGCGCTTCGGTGCTCG GTTTATTGCACCTGGGTGGTTTACGTACagcattatataattatttatttgctcgtgcaaataatggaacatttatcTTAAGAATTGAAGATACGGATCAAAGTAGATGCGTACCTGGAGcaatagaaaaaattcaaaacgatCTATTATGGTCTGGAATTATATCTGACGAAGATCCCATAAGAGAAGGACCCTATGGGCCATATATACAGTCAAAACGACTTGAAATATATAA AGAACAAGTACTTAAACTTTTAAGTAATCAATCTGCATATTACTGTTTCTGCACAGAAAGCAGACTGCAGTTATTGCGAAAAGAAGCTTTGAAGTGTGGACAAGTACCTAAGTATGATAACAGATGTCGACATTTGACTAGCAACAAAGTGAAAGAGCTCCTTGATAAGGGACATCCGCATTGTATCAGATTCAag TTATCTTCTGAACCTGAATGCGTCAATGATATAATATACGGTAAAGTAGTTCACGATGTCGCGCAACTCGAAGGAGatccaattattattaaaacggATGGTTATCCGACCTATCATTTTGCAAATGTCGTCGACGAtcatttcatgaaaataacCCACGTTTTACGAGGAATCGAATGGCAAATATCTACACCTAAGCATTTAATGATGTATAA agCATTTAATTGGACTCCTCCCATTTACGGCCATTTACCTCTAATACTAAATGCCAATGGaacaaaattatcaaaaaggCAAAACGACATAAACATCGAGTTTCTtagaaaagaaggaatttttcCATTGGCagttataaattatgttataCACGCTGGCGGTGGTTTCGATAACAAAGGAGGtgttacatatattaattcttatgaagaattaattaaacaa TTCGATATGTCTCAAATAAAAGTGAGTTCTAATAAACTCATACCCGAGaaattattgcaatttaaCAAACTGGAAATTTCTAAACTGGTAGCGAacgaaaaaaatagaacatttttagTTGAAAGAATTCAAAAACTAGTCATAGAAGCATTTCCAGACAG GAAAAATGATGGAAGTTTACAATTGGACGAGGATCATATAATGGCAATATTGAAATGGGGACaggaaagaatatataaattaagtgACCTGGTATCACCAAATTTATCCTTTTTATGGATTGTGCCAACTGCACCACTAGATGTTACACAATCAGGATGTTTAg ATGTACTTAAACTGTTTACCACGAAATTAACCGAAACCGATACTCCAACATACAACAAG GAGGGCCCACCTGTTGGCGAAATGATGGAAATTTTAGGAAAAGACACTACGTTATCGAGGATAAACCGTTACATTTCTTGA
- the LOC128876987 gene encoding probable glutamate--tRNA ligase, mitochondrial isoform X3, with translation MNISEKNCSRTREKNDRCPMRIKAKEGTERKPTRASVLGLLHLGGLRTALYNYLFARANNGTFILRIEDTDQSRCVPGAIEKIQNDLLWSGIISDEDPIREGPYGPYIQSKRLEIYKEQVLKLLSNQSAYYCFCTESRLQLLRKEALKCGQVPKYDNRCRHLTSNKVKELLDKGHPHCIRFKLSSEPECVNDIIYGKVVHDVAQLEGDPIIIKTDGYPTYHFANVVDDHFMKITHVLRGIEWQISTPKHLMMYKAFNWTPPIYGHLPLILNANGTKLSKRQNDINIEFLRKEGIFPLAVINYVIHAGGGFDNKGGVTYINSYEELIKQFDMSQIKVSSNKLIPEKLLQFNKLEISKLVANEKNRTFLVERIQKLVIEAFPDRKNDGSLQLDEDHIMAILKWGQERIYKLSDLVSPNLSFLWIVPTAPLDVTQSGCLDVLKLFTTKLTETDTPTYNKSQILKIVNKFTKFISLYFVRRAHLLAK, from the exons ATGAATATTTCCGAGAAAAACTGTAGCAGAACCAGGGAAAAGAATGACAGGTGTCCCATGCGGATTAAAGCGAAGGAGGGAACGGAAAGGAAACCGACGCGCGCTTCGGTGCTCG GTTTATTGCACCTGGGTGGTTTACGTACagcattatataattatttatttgctcgtgcaaataatggaacatttatcTTAAGAATTGAAGATACGGATCAAAGTAGATGCGTACCTGGAGcaatagaaaaaattcaaaacgatCTATTATGGTCTGGAATTATATCTGACGAAGATCCCATAAGAGAAGGACCCTATGGGCCATATATACAGTCAAAACGACTTGAAATATATAA AGAACAAGTACTTAAACTTTTAAGTAATCAATCTGCATATTACTGTTTCTGCACAGAAAGCAGACTGCAGTTATTGCGAAAAGAAGCTTTGAAGTGTGGACAAGTACCTAAGTATGATAACAGATGTCGACATTTGACTAGCAACAAAGTGAAAGAGCTCCTTGATAAGGGACATCCGCATTGTATCAGATTCAag TTATCTTCTGAACCTGAATGCGTCAATGATATAATATACGGTAAAGTAGTTCACGATGTCGCGCAACTCGAAGGAGatccaattattattaaaacggATGGTTATCCGACCTATCATTTTGCAAATGTCGTCGACGAtcatttcatgaaaataacCCACGTTTTACGAGGAATCGAATGGCAAATATCTACACCTAAGCATTTAATGATGTATAA agCATTTAATTGGACTCCTCCCATTTACGGCCATTTACCTCTAATACTAAATGCCAATGGaacaaaattatcaaaaaggCAAAACGACATAAACATCGAGTTTCTtagaaaagaaggaatttttcCATTGGCagttataaattatgttataCACGCTGGCGGTGGTTTCGATAACAAAGGAGGtgttacatatattaattcttatgaagaattaattaaacaa TTCGATATGTCTCAAATAAAAGTGAGTTCTAATAAACTCATACCCGAGaaattattgcaatttaaCAAACTGGAAATTTCTAAACTGGTAGCGAacgaaaaaaatagaacatttttagTTGAAAGAATTCAAAAACTAGTCATAGAAGCATTTCCAGACAG GAAAAATGATGGAAGTTTACAATTGGACGAGGATCATATAATGGCAATATTGAAATGGGGACaggaaagaatatataaattaagtgACCTGGTATCACCAAATTTATCCTTTTTATGGATTGTGCCAACTGCACCACTAGATGTTACACAATCAGGATGTTTAg ATGTACTTAAACTGTTTACCACGAAATTAACCGAAACCGATACTCCAACATACAACAAG agtcaaattttaaaaattgtaaataaatttacaaaatttatatcgttATACTTTGTTAGGAGGGCCCACCTGTTGGCGAAATGA